In a single window of the Paenibacillus sp. MMS20-IR301 genome:
- a CDS encoding S1 domain-containing RNA-binding protein, which translates to MAIEVGTKLEGKVTGITHFGAFVDLSGGVTGLVHISEIADNYVKDVNDHLKIADVVTVKVINVDKDGKIGLSIKQAVDKPASEVRPPRAPRPERPSGGDRFGGGGGSGGGGGGFNRERGGRPFKPAAGKPSFEDKMSRFLKDSEERISSIKKNTEGKRGGRGAKRV; encoded by the coding sequence ATGGCAATTGAAGTGGGCACCAAGTTAGAGGGCAAGGTGACAGGCATCACGCATTTCGGAGCATTTGTGGATCTGTCAGGAGGTGTCACAGGTCTCGTTCACATCTCGGAGATCGCCGATAACTACGTCAAGGATGTTAACGATCATTTGAAGATTGCGGATGTAGTAACCGTCAAGGTGATCAATGTTGACAAGGACGGCAAGATCGGACTTTCCATTAAGCAGGCCGTTGATAAGCCGGCATCGGAAGTACGTCCCCCCAGAGCTCCAAGACCTGAACGTCCAAGCGGTGGAGACCGTTTCGGCGGTGGTGGCGGCAGTGGCGGAGGCGGCGGTGGATTCAATCGTGAACGGGGTGGGCGTCCATTCAAGCCTGCAGCCGGTAAACCTTCATTCGAGGATAAAATGTCACGCTTCCTGAAAGATAGCGAAGAACGGATATCTTCGATCAAGAAGAACACAGAAGGAAAGCGCGGCGGCCGTGGAGCCAAGCGCGTATAA
- the yabP gene encoding sporulation protein YabP, with product MIEPAKVNKQHDLHMHSRKQLELTGVQNVESFDSEEFLLRTELGHLTIRGNHLHIKNLSLENGLLSLEGNVHSLIYLDPGTQGKNKGILRKLFK from the coding sequence ATGATCGAACCAGCCAAAGTCAATAAACAGCATGATCTGCATATGCACAGCCGCAAGCAGCTTGAACTGACCGGCGTGCAGAATGTGGAGAGCTTTGACAGCGAAGAGTTTCTGCTCCGTACGGAACTCGGCCATCTCACCATCCGCGGCAATCATTTACATATCAAAAACTTAAGCCTGGAGAATGGTTTGCTGTCACTTGAGGGCAATGTGCATTCCCTGATTTATCTTGATCCCGGTACGCAGGGCAAAAATAAAGGAATTCTCCGCAAGCTGTTTAAATGA
- a CDS encoding RNA-binding S4 domain-containing protein, with amino-acid sequence MRLDKFLKVSRLIKRRTVAKDVSEQGRVLINGREAKPSSTVKIGDEITVQFGQKLVTVRIEKLVETTRKDEAAGMYSLLREEPVVKSTGLDW; translated from the coding sequence ATGCGTCTGGATAAATTCCTGAAGGTCTCCCGTCTGATCAAACGCCGCACAGTGGCCAAGGATGTGTCCGAGCAAGGCCGGGTACTGATCAACGGACGGGAAGCCAAACCGAGCAGCACGGTAAAGATCGGTGACGAGATTACCGTTCAATTCGGGCAAAAGCTTGTGACCGTCAGAATTGAAAAGCTGGTGGAAACCACCCGTAAGGATGAAGCAGCCGGAATGTATTCGCTGCTCCGTGAAGAGCCTGTTGTGAAGAGCACCGGACTCGACTGGTAG
- the mazG gene encoding nucleoside triphosphate pyrophosphohydrolase, whose protein sequence is MSATLTVVGLGSGNPDRLTLGIIKKLQAASAVYIRTAEHPVMAALAELAISSRSFDSLYESKDSFPEVYEAITAGLIAEAKAASSGTEIVYAVPGHPMVAESAVSLLRQRCPEEGIELNILGGESFLDEAFVRLGFDPIEGFQLLDASGIRASQLQPELHTLIGQVYDTFTASETKLCLMELYPPEYEVVVGHALGVEGEEQILRIPLYELDRQDGYGNLSLVYVPLNRAEDARKRTFARLHEIVDILRSPGGCPWDREQTHESLRKNLIEETYEVLETIDEDDPDHMKEELGDLLLQIMLHAQMEEELGTFSVYDVIEGLNEKLIFRHPHVFGDRSAGNAEEALQNWDGMKAEEKRRKGVKPESLSALSGVPRDLPALMKAYKLQKKASKVGFDWDNTKDVLAKIREEVDELQEAIDSGLSPEEQMLELGDLLFAATNIARFIGADPEEALTRTNRKFVSRFQYIEQRLLERGTSVQDSSLEEMEGLWQEAKAEERK, encoded by the coding sequence ATGAGTGCAACATTAACGGTAGTCGGTCTGGGCTCCGGTAATCCGGACCGGCTGACGCTGGGTATCATCAAGAAACTGCAGGCGGCCTCTGCCGTATATATACGGACTGCAGAGCATCCTGTCATGGCTGCACTGGCGGAGCTTGCGATTTCCTCCAGGTCTTTCGACAGCCTGTACGAATCCAAGGATTCTTTCCCTGAGGTCTACGAAGCGATTACAGCGGGCCTGATTGCGGAGGCTAAGGCCGCCTCGTCAGGCACGGAGATTGTATATGCGGTACCGGGGCATCCGATGGTGGCGGAGTCCGCGGTCTCTCTGCTGCGGCAGCGCTGCCCGGAGGAGGGGATTGAGCTGAATATTCTCGGCGGTGAAAGCTTCCTCGATGAGGCCTTCGTCCGCCTTGGCTTCGATCCGATTGAGGGCTTCCAGCTGCTGGATGCTTCCGGCATCCGTGCTTCCCAGCTGCAGCCGGAGCTGCATACGCTGATTGGACAGGTCTACGACACCTTCACCGCCTCGGAGACCAAGCTTTGTCTGATGGAGCTGTATCCGCCGGAGTATGAAGTCGTTGTCGGCCACGCGCTTGGGGTAGAGGGGGAGGAGCAGATTCTCCGTATACCGCTGTATGAGCTGGACCGCCAGGACGGCTACGGGAACCTGTCACTGGTATACGTCCCGCTCAACCGGGCGGAGGATGCGCGCAAGCGCACCTTTGCCCGGCTGCATGAGATTGTCGATATTCTGCGGAGCCCGGGGGGCTGTCCGTGGGATAGGGAGCAGACGCATGAGTCGCTGCGCAAGAACCTGATCGAAGAGACTTATGAGGTGCTGGAAACGATTGATGAGGATGATCCCGATCATATGAAGGAGGAGCTGGGTGATCTGCTGCTGCAGATTATGCTGCATGCCCAGATGGAAGAGGAGCTCGGCACCTTCAGCGTGTATGATGTGATTGAGGGGCTGAACGAGAAGCTGATCTTCCGCCACCCGCATGTATTCGGTGACCGGTCTGCCGGAAATGCCGAGGAGGCGCTGCAGAACTGGGACGGAATGAAGGCTGAAGAGAAGCGGCGCAAGGGCGTGAAGCCTGAAAGCCTGTCCGCGCTCAGCGGGGTTCCCCGCGATCTGCCGGCGCTGATGAAGGCCTACAAGCTGCAGAAAAAAGCCTCCAAGGTCGGATTCGACTGGGACAATACCAAGGATGTGCTGGCCAAAATCCGTGAGGAGGTTGACGAGCTGCAGGAAGCCATTGACAGCGGGCTGTCCCCGGAGGAGCAGATGCTGGAGCTTGGGGACCTGTTGTTCGCGGCAACCAATATAGCCCGTTTCATCGGCGCAGATCCGGAGGAAGCACTGACCCGCACCAACCGCAAATTTGTCAGCCGGTTCCAGTATATTGAGCAGCGCCTGCTCGAGCGGGGTACCAGCGTTCAGGACAGCAGTCTGGAAGAGATGGAGGGCCTCTGGCAGGAAGCCAAGGCAGAGGAGCGGAAGTAA
- a CDS encoding HU family DNA-binding protein has translation MNKTDLVNNISEKSGLSKKDVETVLNGVLGEITEALASGDKVQLIGFGTFETRKRSGRTGRNPQSGTPIEIPESTVPAFKAGNKLKEAVN, from the coding sequence ATGAACAAGACAGATCTGGTAAACAACATTTCCGAGAAAAGCGGACTATCCAAAAAAGATGTAGAAACTGTACTGAACGGGGTTCTGGGCGAAATTACAGAAGCTCTGGCAAGCGGAGATAAAGTACAGCTGATCGGCTTCGGTACTTTTGAAACCCGCAAACGTTCCGGCCGCACCGGCCGTAACCCGCAATCGGGCACACCTATTGAAATTCCTGAGTCCACTGTACCGGCCTTCAAGGCAGGTAACAAGCTTAAAGAAGCCGTTAACTAA
- the yabQ gene encoding spore cortex biosynthesis protein YabQ, protein MNPAVQWTTLFYMILAGVAMGLAYDSYRVLSLKLSFPKWLNALLDLLYWIGSALFVFRMLYAGNQGQLRFYVFLGLFLGVWIYFLIFSVTVRRFVVMLIQSVQYTCRLLWRFMEIVIGWPLRWLWRLFKGTLLLLGRVLLFILKLLLRLTKPIWVLPVKWISPYYYRLCQSAWIVRITGWISGRRKR, encoded by the coding sequence ATGAATCCTGCAGTCCAGTGGACCACCCTGTTCTATATGATACTGGCCGGCGTGGCCATGGGACTGGCCTATGACAGCTACCGGGTGCTGTCGCTGAAGCTGAGCTTTCCCAAATGGCTGAATGCGCTGCTGGATCTGCTGTATTGGATCGGATCTGCCCTGTTTGTCTTTCGCATGCTTTATGCCGGAAATCAGGGACAATTGAGGTTTTATGTCTTTCTGGGACTCTTTCTAGGCGTATGGATCTATTTTTTGATCTTCAGTGTTACGGTCCGGCGATTTGTGGTAATGTTAATTCAGTCGGTTCAGTATACGTGCAGGCTGCTGTGGAGATTCATGGAGATCGTGATCGGCTGGCCGCTCCGCTGGCTCTGGCGCCTCTTTAAGGGGACGCTGCTGCTGCTCGGCCGGGTCCTGCTCTTTATTCTGAAGCTGCTTCTGCGTCTAACCAAGCCAATCTGGGTACTTCCTGTAAAGTGGATCTCACCGTATTATTACCGGCTCTGTCAAAGCGCCTGGATCGTGAGAATCACCGGATGGATATCAGGGCGGCGGAAACGCTGA
- the spoIIE gene encoding stage II sporulation protein E, whose amino-acid sequence MSKSNVVNLPEWTRAGSNDKSQREAVGARLKAWGMKQPAVQFIAVKKWMLLLSLMGFLLGRAMILDELTPFAAAYFAVIVFMRRDSVLPVAAAILLGSLFTPFPGAIVVAAELIIFYLIYKGLESFQRVDLSYAPLMVFVSSFMVGLFQIVIGPSLAWYPLMMATIDAMLGFVLTLVFLQALPLFTFKQKSRALRNEEILCLIILLASVMTGLVGWTAGGLSLEHILSRFLILLFALAGGAPLGAAVGVVTGLILSLADIGAIYQMSLLAFSGMLAGMMQSGRKGAVSIGMLLGSTILSVYFMGPGDVMNSTWETCAAVVLFLLTPKGIISAIAKYVPGTPDHSRSQHEYARRVRDITADRVTQFSQVFQQLSSSFGQIPRAGEAGKSDREMQDFMNTVTEGACAGCIRRTHCWDAKFYQTYRYMTDMMTTVEECPEITAAQLPPEWNRICGRTSEMLEVVKGQYELYQHDMRWKRQIYDSRQFVAEQLSGVSQVMEDLAKEIKREGQAMYRQEAQIREALEKLGLSIHSIEILSLDPGRVEIEVVHAYTRGFDECRKMIAPLLSDILEENIAVVSETAVHPREGLSMVTFGSAKAYEINTGVAGAAKGGDLLSGDSHSTVELGNGTFAVSISDGMGNGERARMESSAALSMLEKLLQSGMDEKLAVKSVNSILLLRSPDEFYATVDMALIDQYSAQTIFMKIASAPSFIRRGSEVIPVTASNLPIGIIKDIEVDLVTMQLRPGDILIMMTDGIYDAPGYAVNKEIWMKRLIQELEGDDPQDMADSLLDKVIRYQGNEIHDDMTIVVSRVDHYHPEWSSLHMSGVGRMERPRTVS is encoded by the coding sequence ATGAGTAAAAGCAATGTGGTCAATTTGCCGGAGTGGACAAGAGCAGGAAGCAATGACAAGAGCCAGAGGGAAGCTGTAGGGGCACGCTTGAAGGCGTGGGGCATGAAGCAGCCGGCAGTTCAGTTCATAGCTGTTAAGAAATGGATGCTCCTGCTGAGTCTTATGGGCTTTTTACTGGGCCGTGCCATGATATTGGACGAGCTGACTCCTTTTGCAGCCGCATACTTTGCCGTCATTGTATTTATGCGCCGTGACTCTGTTTTGCCTGTAGCGGCAGCAATTCTGCTGGGCAGTCTCTTCACACCGTTTCCCGGGGCGATTGTAGTTGCAGCCGAATTAATTATCTTTTACCTGATTTATAAAGGGCTGGAGAGCTTCCAGCGGGTGGATCTCTCCTATGCGCCGTTAATGGTCTTTGTTTCTTCTTTTATGGTCGGATTGTTCCAGATCGTGATTGGGCCTTCCCTGGCCTGGTACCCCCTGATGATGGCGACGATTGATGCAATGCTAGGATTTGTGCTGACGCTTGTATTTCTGCAGGCGCTTCCTTTATTCACCTTTAAGCAGAAAAGCAGGGCGCTCCGCAATGAGGAGATCCTTTGCCTCATTATTTTGCTGGCCTCGGTCATGACCGGTCTGGTCGGCTGGACGGCAGGCGGGCTCTCCCTTGAGCATATCCTGTCCAGGTTCCTGATTCTGCTCTTTGCGCTGGCGGGGGGCGCTCCGCTCGGGGCTGCTGTAGGTGTGGTCACCGGCCTGATTCTCAGTCTGGCGGATATCGGCGCCATCTATCAGATGAGCCTGCTGGCCTTCTCCGGCATGCTGGCGGGCATGATGCAGTCCGGGCGCAAGGGGGCGGTATCAATCGGGATGCTGCTGGGTTCAACTATACTTTCTGTATATTTCATGGGTCCGGGTGATGTGATGAACTCAACCTGGGAGACCTGTGCAGCGGTAGTGTTGTTTCTTCTAACACCTAAGGGCATTATCTCTGCCATTGCCAAATATGTGCCGGGTACGCCCGACCACAGCCGCTCTCAACATGAATATGCCCGCAGAGTGCGGGATATTACAGCTGACCGGGTAACCCAGTTCTCCCAGGTATTCCAGCAGCTCTCGAGCAGCTTTGGACAAATCCCCCGTGCCGGGGAAGCAGGTAAAAGCGACCGTGAGATGCAGGATTTCATGAATACGGTAACTGAAGGGGCTTGTGCCGGGTGCATCCGGCGTACCCACTGCTGGGATGCCAAGTTCTATCAGACCTACCGGTATATGACCGATATGATGACTACGGTGGAGGAATGCCCGGAGATTACCGCTGCCCAGCTGCCCCCGGAATGGAACCGGATCTGCGGCAGGACGAGCGAAATGCTGGAGGTTGTAAAGGGGCAGTACGAACTCTATCAGCATGATATGCGCTGGAAACGGCAAATATACGACAGCCGGCAATTTGTTGCCGAGCAGCTGTCCGGTGTCTCACAGGTCATGGAGGATCTGGCGAAGGAAATTAAACGGGAAGGCCAGGCGATGTACCGTCAGGAGGCCCAGATCCGCGAGGCGCTGGAGAAGCTGGGCCTGTCCATACACAGCATTGAGATTCTGAGCCTTGACCCCGGACGGGTGGAAATTGAAGTGGTGCATGCCTATACACGGGGCTTCGACGAGTGCCGCAAAATGATTGCCCCGCTGCTCTCGGATATTCTGGAGGAGAATATTGCCGTGGTAAGCGAGACTGCGGTGCACCCGCGTGAGGGCTTGTCGATGGTGACCTTCGGTTCGGCTAAAGCCTACGAGATCAACACCGGTGTAGCTGGCGCTGCCAAAGGCGGCGACCTGCTGTCCGGTGACAGCCATAGCACAGTGGAGCTCGGGAACGGCACCTTTGCCGTATCTATCAGTGATGGAATGGGCAACGGCGAGCGGGCCCGGATGGAGAGCAGTGCTGCGCTGTCCATGCTCGAGAAGCTGCTGCAGTCAGGAATGGATGAGAAGCTGGCGGTTAAATCCGTCAATTCGATTCTGCTTCTGCGTTCGCCGGATGAATTCTATGCCACCGTGGATATGGCGCTGATTGACCAGTATTCTGCCCAGACCATCTTTATGAAAATCGCCTCCGCCCCCAGCTTCATCCGGCGGGGCAGCGAGGTGATACCGGTCACTGCCAGCAATCTGCCGATTGGCATCATTAAAGATATCGAGGTGGATCTGGTTACGATGCAGCTCCGCCCGGGAGATATTCTAATAATGATGACCGATGGTATTTACGATGCGCCCGGATATGCCGTTAATAAGGAGATATGGATGAAGCGTCTGATCCAGGAGCTGGAAGGCGACGATCCGCAGGATATGGCCGACAGCCTGCTGGATAAGGTAATCCGCTATCAGGGTAATGAGATTCATGATGATATGACTATTGTTGTCAGCCGAGTCGATCACTATCATCCTGAATGGTCGAGTCTGCATATGTCCGGAGTGGGTCGGATGGAGCGGCCGCGTACAGTTAGTTAG
- a CDS encoding septum formation initiator family protein: MNRFSAEEKSTNNKAVAAGAKRRRLIWFLVVGLFFGWAGYTFFAQSAAIAEKSEQLAKKKESNESVTASLNQLKYEVSRLNDDEYIGQLARKWYNMYPEGELPIRTEQTEQ; the protein is encoded by the coding sequence ATGAACAGATTCTCTGCGGAAGAGAAGAGTACTAACAACAAAGCTGTAGCCGCTGGCGCGAAGCGGAGAAGATTGATCTGGTTTCTTGTAGTAGGCTTATTCTTCGGCTGGGCCGGATATACTTTCTTTGCCCAGAGCGCGGCAATCGCTGAGAAGAGCGAACAGCTTGCCAAGAAGAAGGAGAGCAACGAGAGCGTCACTGCCTCGCTTAATCAGCTGAAATATGAAGTCTCGCGGCTGAATGACGATGAGTATATCGGACAATTGGCGCGTAAATGGTATAATATGTATCCGGAGGGCGAACTGCCTATCCGGACGGAGCAAACAGAGCAATAA
- the spoVT gene encoding stage V sporulation protein T codes for MKATGIVRRIDDLGRVVIPKEIRRTLRIREGDPLEIFVDRDGEVILKKYSPIGELGDFAKEYAESLFEGTGHITMITDRDTFIALAGGSKKDYLEKPVGMLLEKVMENRKTALETSGGSYDIGKEHTELLSSYVAAPIISGGDPIGCVVLLNKDDSVKMGQMEVKMAETAAAFLGKQMEQ; via the coding sequence ATGAAAGCTACTGGAATTGTACGCCGTATTGATGACCTTGGACGAGTTGTTATCCCTAAAGAGATCAGACGCACCTTGCGAATCCGTGAGGGCGACCCTTTGGAAATCTTTGTCGACCGTGACGGTGAAGTTATACTGAAAAAGTATTCCCCGATTGGTGAACTCGGCGATTTCGCTAAAGAATACGCCGAATCGCTGTTTGAAGGAACTGGGCATATTACCATGATTACAGACAGGGACACCTTCATTGCCCTTGCCGGCGGATCGAAGAAGGATTATCTGGAAAAGCCGGTAGGGATGCTGCTGGAGAAGGTAATGGAGAACCGGAAAACAGCACTTGAGACGAGTGGCGGCAGCTATGATATCGGCAAAGAGCACACTGAGCTGTTATCCAGTTATGTAGCCGCACCGATCATCTCCGGAGGAGATCCTATCGGCTGCGTAGTCCTGCTGAATAAGGATGATTCGGTAAAAATGGGTCAGATGGAAGTCAAGATGGCCGAAACGGCCGCTGCTTTCCTGGGCAAACAAATGGAGCAATAG
- a CDS encoding polysaccharide biosynthesis protein: MKLNTEGSKLLQGAFILSAAAIFSKLIGTLQKIPLQNLGGDAAFGIYNTVYPLYTILVTVAMLGLPAAISRFVAEAAAARDVQKGQQVLRLSAGITALSGLLLGVLVYTGAPFIAVWVGSSHVTPALRSSAWGLAVVPLMAALRGYFQGLHNMMPTAVSQVVEQSVRVAVMIALLLYLTAGGADPAGIAAGALLGPAGGGLAGLLVMLLYWRSHRRSGLPDPGIMDSARGLAASPGAGTERGVNARRLLAYGLPVMLGALAVPLIGLVDVFTVPRLLAGSGSSGTAAMAQFGIYNRGLPLVQIVTMLATSLSVVFIPALAEAKYQRDDALIRTRITLSLRWFWLLGLAASVGLAVLAEPVNTALYGDAAGSGAMTWLAFTAAGGTVSIISAALLQGLGAVRAPALSLLAAAALKAALNLLLVPQQGITGAAIAGVAAHLFAAALNVLLLYRQGYLRLRFADALLKPAALLAGLGLAAAAVSLAAAKAADAAGFGGGRTAALAQSLLGVLAGCAVFALGAVALRLLSEEELRQLPGFGPRLADKLKKLGLFP; the protein is encoded by the coding sequence ATGAAGTTAAACACTGAAGGCTCTAAGCTGCTGCAGGGGGCATTTATCCTTAGTGCAGCAGCGATATTCTCCAAGCTGATTGGCACGCTGCAAAAGATTCCGCTGCAGAATCTCGGCGGCGATGCGGCATTCGGCATCTACAATACAGTCTACCCGCTGTATACGATACTGGTGACGGTGGCGATGCTGGGACTGCCTGCGGCGATCTCGCGGTTCGTGGCAGAAGCTGCGGCAGCCCGGGATGTACAGAAGGGACAGCAGGTGCTGCGGCTGTCTGCGGGCATTACAGCGCTCAGCGGCCTGCTGCTCGGTGTTCTGGTCTACACCGGTGCTCCATTCATAGCGGTATGGGTCGGCAGCTCCCATGTCACTCCCGCGCTGCGCAGCAGCGCCTGGGGGCTGGCAGTCGTGCCGCTGATGGCAGCACTGCGCGGGTACTTCCAGGGGCTGCATAATATGATGCCGACGGCGGTGTCCCAGGTGGTGGAGCAGTCAGTACGCGTAGCCGTGATGATTGCGCTGCTGCTGTATTTGACCGCCGGCGGTGCAGATCCCGCCGGCATTGCTGCAGGCGCGCTGCTTGGTCCGGCCGGAGGCGGTTTGGCCGGGCTGCTGGTCATGCTGCTGTACTGGCGCAGCCACCGGCGGAGCGGGCTGCCGGATCCCGGAATTATGGATTCAGCCAGGGGACTAGCTGCCTCTCCGGGGGCAGGCACGGAGCGCGGCGTGAATGCCCGCCGGCTGCTGGCTTACGGGCTTCCGGTCATGCTGGGCGCGCTGGCAGTGCCGCTGATCGGCCTTGTGGATGTGTTCACGGTTCCCCGCCTGCTGGCGGGAAGCGGCAGCAGCGGGACAGCGGCAATGGCCCAGTTCGGCATCTACAACCGCGGGCTGCCGCTGGTGCAGATCGTAACGATGCTGGCGACCTCGCTTTCTGTTGTATTCATTCCGGCGCTGGCCGAGGCGAAGTACCAGCGGGACGACGCCTTGATCCGCACACGCATCACGCTGTCGCTGCGCTGGTTCTGGCTGCTCGGACTGGCCGCGTCCGTAGGCCTGGCTGTGCTGGCAGAGCCGGTCAACACGGCTCTGTACGGGGACGCCGCCGGCAGCGGCGCGATGACCTGGCTGGCCTTCACCGCCGCCGGCGGCACGGTCAGCATCATCTCGGCTGCGCTGCTGCAGGGCCTTGGCGCCGTGCGCGCGCCGGCGCTGAGCCTCCTGGCCGCCGCTGCGCTTAAGGCGGCCCTGAACCTGCTGCTGGTCCCGCAGCAGGGCATTACCGGTGCGGCCATCGCCGGCGTGGCCGCACATCTCTTCGCAGCAGCGCTGAACGTGCTGCTGCTGTACCGGCAGGGCTATCTGCGGCTGCGCTTCGCAGATGCCCTGCTGAAGCCCGCGGCGCTGCTCGCGGGCCTCGGGCTGGCCGCCGCGGCGGTGAGCCTCGCGGCGGCCAAAGCGGCGGACGCGGCCGGCTTCGGCGGCGGGCGGACCGCTGCCCTGGCGCAGAGCCTGCTCGGCGTGCTCGCAGGCTGCGCCGTCTTCGCACTCGGCGCAGTGGCGCTGCGGCTGCTCAGCGAGGAAGAGCTGCGCCAGCTTCCGGGCTTCGGCCCGCGGCTGGCAGACAAGCTGAAGAAGCTGGGCCTGTTCCCTTAA
- a CDS encoding peptidylprolyl isomerase: protein MSLNKKSWKLLLVSLAAAVSFSMLSACSSNNSSSADVATYKGGTITEKEFDLDTRVMKFLSPQQAAYLEIDAFKESILKQEVAFEYLAGQATDEAKKEAEKETDTQIESIKSTLGDSYKSSLKEQDLSEKDLRSYMLRVLTVYQDMLLKVTDDQVKSEYETIKADFTVASLRHVLIGLTDSEGKERTDEDALKLANEVKAKLDGGADFAAIVKEYSDDTASKETGGEYKDKALSTYVEEFKNAAQTLPLNTISDPIKSSYGYHVMKVESRKETTFDTLTAEQLQSVKSSAASRSLENFLDKELDSLNIVINLPKSTTAPEATTAPEATPAASAEAPAATDAGK, encoded by the coding sequence ATGTCGTTAAATAAAAAATCCTGGAAACTGCTGCTGGTCTCGCTGGCTGCAGCCGTTTCCTTCTCTATGCTGTCTGCCTGCAGCAGCAACAACAGCAGCTCTGCGGATGTAGCCACGTATAAGGGCGGAACAATTACGGAGAAGGAATTTGATCTGGATACACGGGTGATGAAATTCCTCTCCCCGCAGCAAGCCGCATATCTGGAGATTGATGCCTTCAAGGAGTCGATTCTGAAGCAGGAAGTGGCCTTCGAATATCTGGCCGGCCAGGCAACAGATGAAGCAAAGAAGGAAGCGGAGAAAGAAACCGATACGCAAATTGAATCCATCAAGTCCACGCTTGGTGATTCCTATAAAAGCTCACTGAAGGAACAGGATCTGTCTGAGAAGGATCTCCGTTCTTATATGCTTCGCGTGCTTACCGTATATCAGGACATGCTGCTCAAGGTAACCGATGATCAGGTAAAATCAGAGTATGAGACCATTAAGGCTGACTTTACCGTGGCCTCCCTGCGTCATGTGCTGATTGGCCTGACAGACAGCGAAGGCAAGGAGCGTACGGATGAGGATGCCCTGAAGCTTGCCAATGAAGTGAAGGCCAAGCTGGACGGCGGTGCGGACTTTGCCGCCATCGTTAAGGAATATTCCGATGATACAGCATCCAAGGAAACCGGCGGCGAATACAAAGATAAAGCCCTGTCCACCTATGTAGAAGAGTTCAAGAACGCAGCCCAGACGCTGCCGCTGAACACAATCAGTGATCCGATTAAAAGCAGCTACGGGTACCACGTAATGAAGGTGGAGTCGCGCAAAGAGACTACCTTCGACACGCTGACGGCTGAACAGCTGCAATCCGTTAAGAGCTCTGCGGCTTCCCGGAGCCTGGAGAACTTCCTTGATAAGGAATTGGACAGTCTGAATATTGTAATCAATCTGCCTAAGAGCACCACTGCACCTGAAGCTACAACAGCACCTGAAGCTACACCTGCGGCAAGTGCTGAAGCGCCGGCTGCTACAGATGCTGGCAAGTAA